TCACAAGATGGATCTTCATTGGTATCTTAGGACACTTGAGGAGGTGGTGATTCGTGTTCTTTCATCGACATTTTCTATCAAAGCTTCTAGGATTGAAGGGTTAACGGGTGTTTGGATTGGTAAGATTTCTTATCTTGTTTCTTTTGATGCTTGATCTGTTTCCAATTATTGAATGGCTAAGCAAACCTGTTTTTCTAAGTTTGTCAGCAATGTTTTAACAATTTGTTCCctttgaaattgaatatttaCAGTAGGGGATTGCAGGCAGAGGAAATAGGCATCCCCTGCTAGTCTACATGGCTCCttaactctctctctctctctctctctctctctttttggttattttgttatattgaaTTAGATATCTTTTGCTGGTAACTATAACTGAAGGGGACAAAGAGGTTTTATAGATTCACCCCATTCATATTAGGCCTTCAAATAAAGATAGAGCAATCGTTGTGGTTTGATTATTTTCATAACCGATTGAGGAGGGTCATGGCATCATGGGGACCAAGTCTCGGACAGTGCAGTTTTTGTGTTGTCTAGCAGCTTGGACCTGCACACGGTGATGATTTCGCTATTGTCTACGGCAATAGCACTTATATCGATAGTACAATATCTTTTTCTAATCTAATTACATTAGAAGAAAATAAGGTTGGCCTCTTTGATTGACTTtgatcttttcaaaattttgctaCAGGAAATCAGAAATTGGCTGCAATTGGTGTAAGGGTATCCAAGTGGATAACCTACCATGGGTTGGCACTTAATGTCACCACAGACCTAACTCCCTTCAGCTGGATAGTTCCCTGTGGGTTACGTCATCGTCAAGTCGGAAGCATAAAGGGGTTGCTTCAAGAATTTCAGTCATCTACACAATATGCTGAGGCAGTTAAACCGTTTCCTGATGATTACCAGTTGATTGATATCTCCTACAAGTCCTTGATTAAGGAGTTTTCTGAAGTTTTCAATCTTGAAATCCATCAAAAGGCCATCACTGTGCCTGAATTTTGGAGAGAGGACCATTAACCAGATTGGAGAGCCTGAAAGAAGAGTAAATTGCCTTATGACAACAAGATATTTATTAATGCTTCTTTACCCTGCAAGTCATGAACAAGTTTCCTCTTCTCAGTTCTTAGAGCAGAAACGTGTAAGATTTGCTTATCCTATAACATTATATGTCCAAATTTGCAGATTATAGAATTGAATAATTCTagaaatttctatttttgttttatatgattgaaattccataaagaaaaagaaaagaatgaattgTTTGTGACGAGGATTCAATAGCTTTTTGCCTTTTTCAGTCATAAATAATGATTGCTTCTTTATTGAACTATGACaaaggataaaataaataaacaaaaataaatgctACCCTCAATTTCCCCTTTTATGTACTTCAGACGAACATGCCTTGGGCCCTGAAATTTCATGGATATCCAAGGAGTACACTTGGAAGATTCAAATGTCAAAATCCACAAAAACCATAGATAGCAATAATATACCACCCTTGCAATCATCAATATTTCTCTGCAACCGGTCTAGAAGGAAAAAGCCGTTGGAGAAATGCCATCAACGACCAAAGGCAAACCACAGCTAGGACCTGGAAAGTGATTACCATCCCGGCAGTTGCACCGCCTCGCTTGAACATTTCCGGGGTTCTCTGAGAGTCTTTCATCGAGAACTGTGAAGTTCTGAATGAATTGAATAGCTCTGGTCAACTGATACAATCTATACACCTGTAAAATCAACTGCAAAGTTGTCAATAATCTTATTTGGTCTTTAGGATGAATATGAATCCTGTAAAAAGACCAAATACCTAAAAAATGATAGGAATCAGGGGCCAACAAGATGATTGATGCTTATCAAGAATCGTCTTGAATGCATGTTGAGCAGCAGAGCCTATCAGGAAAGGAGCCACTGCAACCAAGGCTTGGAAGCCAAGCGCAGGCCAAGTTAAAAAGACGGCAAGTAAAGGAGCAACAACTTTGAAACCCATTGtgaagaaagatgatgataggTAAACCTGAGTCCTGTAATGAGACCCCACCTCTTGGCACTGAATTGCAAATAAGGCCTTTGAACATGATCAGTCACAAGAAGGAACACCCCAAGACCAAGGAAAAAGAGGACACAATTTCTGCATATTATAACCATgcaaaacaattacatgtttatgTTTCCACACACACCGCAGTACCACTAATAGAATTTTGACTCAATAGTTGTGAAAAGAATGtataaaaggaaaagataaagttgaAATAGAATACCAACGAGTGTGTCGTCCTTGAAGAAAGCCTCAATTGCAGAGCTAAAGAAAAACTGTGGAAGGATCAATGAAGAAATCAATGCAATAGGTGCCAAAACCCAGAGGAATGATCCTTTGTCTTCTTGGAAAGCAGCTGACATCAATTTGCTCTCTTCCACTAGCTGGTGAGTTAGCCCGTGAAAGGAAATTGAACCCGATTTACCATGACACGATTCCACCCCACCAAATGTATTAAAAGCCAGACCAGAGTTCTCCCTCAAAGTCCCAGTATGGTTCAAACTTGAGAGTTTTGATCAGACCCAAAAGCATACACTATTCCCCAAGTGCTCAATCTCCACAATCTATACTCCTCATTTAACCCTTCTACTTCAGACATAAAATACCCtgcattatttaaaaaaaaaaaagaaaggaaaacgtTCTATTTGTTGAAATAAAGCAGGAAGAATAAATGTTAATACATGCAAAAGTCCAAGAAAGAGCTGAAAGGTGTACTCTTTGATAAATCTATACCTAATCATTGGTTGGGTAATTTTACTTGATCGGAAGTACTATTTGAAAAGTggaagaatttaaataaaaatatagactcgaaaaataaatttaaacaaaaaaaattggttcattttctaaacgggACTAGTCTAAGTAAAATTTTTTGCTCAAGCTTAgcccaaatttgtaaaaaaaattattattgtttctaCTGTTTTATTGCAATTTCACTATTagatttaattgatattatttgaatattgtataacttttgtttatttattaattttgctactactttaaagatatttgtttgttaagttgcacatatcttagtgttatttatttattagtgtatttgatatattatattttttaaaatttatttttatataaaaaattaatacggacGAACCAAATTGGCCTtaagttttagtatttttattcaagtcagatttagataaaattttagtcttatttTTTAGACCGAATCCGGATGCAAAAGAAGAACCTAAAATTATATTGAGTCTGGACCATGAGTTGCATCTCCAAGCCCAACACTTCCATTTCTTAGAACGATATCGCTTGCAGGAGCTTTTAGAGTTTGAGAAATGGAGATGAGAGTGAGATTCCGACTTCAATGAAAAAACATTTTAGCATCAAGAAAGTAACAAATTTGAGCGAAATTTAGGAGAAATATACTTACGGAATGAATAAAGAGTCTATGACAGTTGAAAATTTGAACTTTGGGACAGGAAATCCAAGGCACTCGGGTTGAagttccatttttttttaatggttATAGCAAGATGATTGAAGTTGCTGGTCGTCCGTCACCGCTTGAACCCCAAGTTCTCCGTAGGTACAACTACGAGGTGGTTTTCAGTTATTAGGCAATTAGAAAGCAACCCGATGCAAAGTTGGTCAGCTGTTGGACCCTTTCCATTGGCAAAAAGCCCCATCAATTAGTTTATTAGCTTTCTATggatttaattttaacaatataggCCTAACAAATTATCAGGCCTTCCTCCAATATTAACTTAAACAAGGTAAAGGCTTTGAGGAATGGAATCATGGATACATGTCAAGCTAATTATAGAagaaataaacttatttttgacgAGAAAATAAGGTGTTGTTTATCTTACATATGACAATCCGATTCGACCTTGTACCCTGTCGTGgtatataattcaaaattgtTTCCACTAAGAGGTGCACAAATGACGCTATTACTATTGGATGATAAAGTCATTGATGATAATTAGTGTATAGCATCTGCCTGTTTCTTTTAGCTATATTCTTTTCATCTGTCACTCAGGTCTTATATCCACACCCCCAAACAACATTTTTATGATACATTAAAGTGAGAAAAAGACAATGATGGAAGCATTTTTGGCTGTGTCTACAGACATATATACAATGAGTAGGAAATCTTAGAAATTATACGCATAGGGACAAAACTTTGACCGAATTGATAGAACTAAGTATTAACAGGCTGAGATGAAGTTGAAATCCAAAGAAAGACCGACTTATGGTTAATGGGTTGCATTATTCAGCAAACTGCTCGATGAAGGTGAGCTTTATTTTCCAGTTTTTCCGGTTAACACTGGAGAATTATCCTCCGATTTTCCGGTCAAGTTCACGCAACCAACGTTAGTCATCTGAAACATGAATAGGCCTTTATTTTCCAgtccatttttattattgacTGACATGCTCAGCGGTTGCTCGCTTATATTGGATGAGGAGGAGCAAGGTGATACTTCTGATGAAGCTGCACAAGTGATTTCTTCTGCAGGAACCCATCTACTTAGCCTGATTTGTTCCAATTCCACTGCTACTTCCATCATTGTGGGTCTCATCTCCCTCTGAAATGATAAGCATCTAAAAGCCAGCTCTGCCACCTTGTGGATTGTAGATAACGTCCAAGAATCACTGTATGGCTCTAGGAATGGGTCTATGATCTCATCTAAACGCCCTTTGCTGATTCTGTCAGTAGCAACAGAAACCAAATTAACTTCATTATGAGGCCTAGAAAAGTCCACTACCTTTTGTGCTGTTATGATCTCAATGAGAACGACCCCAAAACTATAAACATCGCTTTTGTCCGAAAGATGGAAATTTTGATGGTACTGAGGATCAAGGTATCCCGGAGTTCCTTGAGGAGCTGTTGAGATGTGTGATATTTCAGTAATTCCAAGTCTAGAAAGACCAAAATCTGCTACTTTGGACCTGAAATTGTAATCTAGAAGAATGTTGCTTGACTTGACGTCCCTGTGGTATATTGGGGGGTCTATAGCAGAATGCAGATGAGCAATGGCTTGTGAAGTTTCAGCAGCAATGGTAAGGCGAACTGGCCAGGCAAGTCCATCACCCCTCTCTCTTTGTAAATGCTGGCATAACGTACCATTGGGCATAAACTCATACACAAGTATTTGTTCACCATTTTCTATGGAGCAACCCAAGAGGCGAACTAAGTTTTGGTGGCTGACAGATGAAATTAGCTTGATCTCATTCACGACTTGTTCAATGCAATCAGTGTCTCCATGCTTGATCCTCTTAATAGCAACCCATGAATTGTTGTGGAGTTTCCCTGCATAGACTGTTCCAAAGGCCCCAGTTCCAAGCCGTTGTTTCTCTGAGAAACCATTTGTAGCTTTCTCTATTTCTTTGTATGTATAAATTGGGATGCTGATATGTGAAGCTTCTGATAAGAGGCGTTTCGTGCTGTGTCTGTCTTTTGAATTGGATTGCCTCTTCATACAACAGCATATCAGAACTGCACAGATCATCAAAAGAGCTCCTGTTGCAATGCCTGAGAGATATGAATACCAATATGAGTGCTGCATAGGATACCCCAACCATATGGCaataaaatatgaatgtttgatgttaaattatgattacCTCCAACCATAAGAGCGACTCTAGTCGTTCCTCTACATTTTCCAGAAATGAATCTTGGAAGGTTACACTTTGGAGATGCTGTTTAGTTTCACATGTCAACAAACACATAAGAACtacaataagacaaaaaaagGTTTGCAGTTTCTACATAAAATACACAATTTAAACAGATAGCGACATTctaattaacaaaatcatgcGCAATTATACTAAGAATTTACGTTGTTTGCtatccataaattttaaatgatcattttctgctataaatttacaaatttcgcCCAGTCAGTCAATGCATGAAATGGACCGTTATACTTGATCACTTCCTTTTTCACCATAAAGAGATAAGCTCTCGTCTTTGCACCATCAGAAGCCAAGAGCTACCTAATACCATTGGATTCTAATGCCGTTGCTTTCTCTATCGTTTTTTCCTTGCTtgtaaatgaattatatataggAAAATTAGctttttactaatataattttcattgtAATCTTGTTTCTAGCTTCGGTGATAAACTGCCCATATGTCAAATTACTAAAAAGTTTACCACTGGGTCCCTCAACGGCGTTAGGTGTAACCACCAATTTCAGGTTACTCTCTTACTACCGCATCTTGCGGTTTTTCAtcgtataaaaaaaaaagagtctaTATCTCTCTATGTTATCAGCGTGATATATGATGATAGAAAACTTGGTTCCTTTTGAGCCAAACAGTAAGGTTTTGGACTAGCCTTTCCTCCAACAAAATGACGACTGGCAACATAACTATATACCGAGCAAAACGGCCATTGTTCCTAATATCTTGTTCTTTTAGCCAACTCTTCGTGTTTAATTAGAGCTTCGTTTTGCAACAATGTCAGACCATTTTAAAGTATTTCTAAAAGAGTTGAAAAAAACACTGCTGAAAGATATCATTTGATTATTCCTATTCTCCGAAGACTTCTATTTTGGCATTGGCAAAGGTGTGGGTTTTTACTGCAATGTTTGAATGCAGcatcaaaacaaagaaaaataaataaataaaatcaaggtgaataataatttaaaagtagaacttCCAAAGAAATTCGGCATAAAAGAACTGACCTTTCCGGCAACCAGCGGCAGCACGATATCCATCACCAATGAACCCATGTTTGCAGCTGCAACGGACTCCTGGCTGT
This sequence is a window from Gossypium raimondii isolate GPD5lz chromosome 5, ASM2569854v1, whole genome shotgun sequence. Protein-coding genes within it:
- the LOC105769142 gene encoding octanoyltransferase LIP2p, chloroplastic — protein: MILATNLCFRTIPTTCTTVKQQKDPPHQLNPVIPTKTKSCECFDLHKELIPYEKAWSWQKQIVKQKKSLLQEHEDCPDTLIVLQHNPVYTMGTGSSENYLNFDVKEAPFDVYRTERGGEVTYHGPGQLVMYPIINLRNHKMDLHWYLRTLEEVVIRVLSSTFSIKASRIEGLTGVWIGNQKLAAIGVRVSKWITYHGLALNVTTDLTPFSWIVPCGLRHRQVGSIKGLLQEFQSSTQYAEAVKPFPDDYQLIDISYKSLIKEFSEVFNLEIHQKAITVPEFWREDH
- the LOC105771417 gene encoding wall-associated receptor kinase-like 14 is translated as MILKDPVFFFIAIFLLSSITAQSSKCNRSCGDKFVPFPFGFSAGCQIPLNCSSNNQQLIADFRVLTINADRIKISIEATCNRPLQVFHRLYGPNYAPTSQNAILLQNCSLPKPCMIPTTMVYTHFEEIACPPNTNNISCYSENIINGFVDYGNVTRTNCKSFLSSISAESFNESGVLEVQVVELGWWLQGRCSDICSENATCDEIVPPFNGQPGVRCSCKHGFIGDGYRAAAGCRKASPKCNLPRFISGKCRGTTRVALMVGGIATGALLMICAVLICCCMKRQSNSKDRHSTKRLLSEASHISIPIYTYKEIEKATNGFSEKQRLGTGAFGTVYAGKLHNNSWVAIKRIKHGDTDCIEQVVNEIKLISSVSHQNLVRLLGCSIENGEQILVYEFMPNGTLCQHLQRERGDGLAWPVRLTIAAETSQAIAHLHSAIDPPIYHRDVKSSNILLDYNFRSKVADFGLSRLGITEISHISTAPQGTPGYLDPQYHQNFHLSDKSDVYSFGVVLIEIITAQKVVDFSRPHNEVNLVSVATDRISKGRLDEIIDPFLEPYSDSWTLSTIHKVAELAFRCLSFQREMRPTMMEVAVELEQIRLSRWVPAEEITCAASSEVSPCSSSSNISEQPLSMSVNNKNGLENKGLFMFQMTNVGCVNLTGKSEDNSPVLTGKTGK